Proteins co-encoded in one Deinococcus malanensis genomic window:
- a CDS encoding Gfo/Idh/MocA family protein has translation MRNSKSTLSHTGPLRLIQIGLGGWGRDWMKIVRAETQVEAAAFVDASPDALKLACERGAPDDRCFTSLTEALRATEADAALVTTNAHGHAPVALAAIEAGLPVLVEKPFTPTIAEARAVVNAAHARGVPLMVSQNYRHHPASHLAAQLVREGRLGEVGYVEVDFRRDHARAVPAPAAHHRLPHPLLLDMAIHHFDLMRFVLGREPLSIDCHAFNPPWSPFVDPASATATITFEGGVVVSYRGSWASSGPVTPWAGEWRLDTARGEVRWTSRDDPSPDRVDVRQLGQPARSLPLPETPNLDRAGVLATFVQAIHTGAEPESSGRDNLGSLALALAAVRSAEEGRTVLLAEIIGA, from the coding sequence ATGCGGAACAGCAAGTCGACACTGTCACACACCGGCCCGCTGCGACTCATTCAGATTGGCCTGGGTGGGTGGGGCCGTGACTGGATGAAGATCGTGCGCGCCGAAACGCAGGTGGAAGCCGCTGCGTTCGTTGACGCCAGCCCGGACGCCCTGAAGCTGGCGTGCGAACGAGGCGCACCAGATGATCGCTGCTTTACCAGCCTGACCGAGGCGCTCCGCGCGACGGAGGCAGACGCCGCCCTGGTGACCACCAACGCACACGGCCACGCGCCCGTCGCCCTCGCCGCAATTGAGGCGGGCCTACCAGTCCTCGTTGAGAAGCCTTTCACGCCCACCATTGCCGAGGCGCGCGCAGTGGTGAACGCCGCTCACGCGCGCGGCGTGCCGCTGATGGTCAGCCAGAATTACCGCCACCACCCCGCCTCGCACCTCGCAGCGCAACTGGTGCGCGAAGGGCGCCTGGGCGAAGTGGGGTACGTCGAGGTGGACTTCCGCCGTGACCACGCCCGCGCGGTCCCCGCTCCCGCCGCGCACCACCGCCTGCCACACCCGCTGCTGCTCGACATGGCCATCCACCACTTCGACCTGATGCGCTTCGTGCTGGGCCGCGAGCCGCTCAGCATCGACTGTCACGCCTTCAATCCCCCCTGGAGTCCCTTTGTGGACCCCGCGAGCGCCACGGCCACCATCACCTTCGAAGGCGGGGTGGTCGTGAGTTACCGCGGCAGTTGGGCGAGTTCCGGGCCGGTCACGCCATGGGCCGGCGAGTGGCGCCTGGACACCGCACGGGGCGAGGTCCGCTGGACGAGCCGCGATGACCCGTCCCCAGACCGTGTGGACGTTCGCCAGCTCGGGCAGCCCGCACGTTCACTGCCGCTGCCCGAGACTCCGAATCTTGACCGGGCCGGGGTGCTCGCGACATTCGTGCAGGCGATCCACACGGGAGCAGAACCCGAAAGTTCCGGGCGCGACAACCTCGGCAGTCTCGCGCTCGCCCTTGCCGCCGTGCGCTCGGCTGAGGAGGGTCGCACCGTGCTGCTTGCGGAGATCATCGGCGCCTGA
- a CDS encoding MBL fold metallo-hydrolase translates to MVRFKSNHHDFPEVEMNALLRLVPGLHQLSLGIVNVFLLEHDSSLVLIDTGVAGSEDVILNAVRTLGHTPTDVHHIIVTHFHPDHSGSLAALKVVTGARVYMHPLDAVLVQEGRWRERPMTAAPGLEAIFERVVAAPQSFPHTAQVDEHLTPGETLPFAGGLTVVAAPGHSAGQVALWWPKHGGVLFAADAMGNTQGLHDPILFEDLELGRATQRALAALEFEVATFGHGDAIRQGAAQLIRQHWG, encoded by the coding sequence TTGGTACGCTTCAAAAGCAACCATCACGACTTTCCGGAGGTCGAAATGAATGCCCTGTTGCGCCTCGTCCCGGGACTTCACCAACTGTCCCTCGGCATCGTCAACGTCTTTCTCCTTGAACACGACAGCTCACTCGTGCTGATCGACACGGGCGTCGCCGGAAGCGAAGACGTCATTCTGAACGCCGTGCGGACTTTGGGCCACACCCCGACCGACGTGCACCACATCATCGTGACGCACTTTCATCCGGATCACTCCGGCAGTCTCGCGGCCCTCAAGGTGGTTACTGGGGCGAGAGTGTACATGCACCCCCTTGACGCGGTGCTGGTGCAGGAAGGCCGCTGGCGGGAGCGGCCCATGACGGCGGCGCCTGGCCTGGAGGCGATCTTTGAACGGGTGGTGGCCGCCCCACAATCGTTTCCGCACACCGCCCAGGTGGACGAACATCTGACGCCAGGCGAAACGCTTCCCTTTGCAGGCGGCCTGACGGTTGTGGCGGCGCCTGGGCATTCGGCCGGTCAGGTGGCGTTGTGGTGGCCAAAGCATGGTGGCGTGCTGTTCGCGGCGGATGCGATGGGGAACACGCAGGGACTGCACGATCCGATCCTGTTCGAGGACCTGGAACTCGGGCGTGCGACCCAGCGGGCCCTGGCGGCGCTGGAGTTCGAGGTGGCGACGTTCGGTCATGGGGACGCCATACGCCAGGGGGCAGCCCAGCTGATCAGGCAGCACTGGGGTTGA
- a CDS encoding PxKF domain-containing protein produces the protein MFIRYVVTLSPSAGHFSFKGFLRPVDNLPAVNVKKAGSSIPLKFSLNGNQGMGILAADSPSVTQVSCETGAPTAVFHT, from the coding sequence TTGTTCATTCGCTACGTCGTCACCCTTTCGCCAAGTGCAGGGCACTTTAGCTTCAAGGGGTTCCTCCGGCCAGTGGACAACCTGCCCGCCGTCAATGTGAAGAAGGCGGGAAGCAGCATCCCCCTAAAATTCAGCCTGAACGGCAACCAGGGGATGGGGATTCTGGCCGCCGACTCTCCCAGTGTCACTCAGGTGTCCTGCGAGACCGGAGCGCCCACAGCTGTCTTCCACACGTAG
- a CDS encoding GAF domain-containing protein — MPKLGTTPRLKLRPLQAEENRRAGLSPPAHEDARPAELHRFGILDTLPAPQFDRIVALAARYLDMPMAAVTFVDQDRQWFKARLGLTVTETLKSESICAIAIQQDRVLVIPDARKDPRVNGMNCFSVDQAVGFYAGAPLRTASS, encoded by the coding sequence ATGCCCAAGCTGGGAACGACGCCGCGCCTGAAGCTCCGACCTCTGCAAGCCGAGGAAAACCGCCGGGCTGGCCTGTCCCCCCCTGCCCACGAAGACGCCCGCCCCGCTGAACTACACCGCTTCGGCATTCTCGATACCCTTCCTGCGCCGCAGTTCGACCGCATTGTCGCGCTTGCCGCCCGGTACCTGGACATGCCAATGGCCGCTGTGACCTTCGTGGACCAGGACCGTCAGTGGTTCAAAGCGCGCCTGGGCCTGACCGTCACCGAAACGCTCAAAAGTGAGTCCATCTGCGCGATCGCGATTCAGCAGGACCGCGTGCTGGTGATCCCGGACGCCCGCAAAGACCCGCGAGTGAACGGCATGAACTGCTTCAGTGTGGACCAGGCGGTCGGCTTTTACGCGGGTGCCCCGCTGCGCACGGCCAGCTCTTAG
- a CDS encoding nucleotidyltransferase domain-containing protein, whose amino-acid sequence MNSDLRHLALGTQVVTRVALHSPNGEVSRPAGAVGRIVSVLGDLKHAYHVAFPDGSRSAFLRRDLEIARHHRNPEPPEPPDWTQWVQYRCIVGSRAFGLDTETSDTDRRGFYLPPADRHWSLWDLPEQLENDATQETYWEVQKFVSLALKANPNVLECLYTPLVETATPVAEDLLGMREAFLSTLVYQTYNGYVLSQFKRMQADLRNHGEVRWKHVMHLIRLLLSGISVLEQGEVMVHVGEHKPHLLAIRRGEVPWAEIDAWRLDLHARFDTALTRSRLPERPDYERVNAFLIRARRSMLEVQA is encoded by the coding sequence ATGAACAGCGACCTGCGTCACCTGGCCCTCGGCACCCAGGTGGTCACCCGCGTGGCCCTGCACTCCCCGAACGGCGAGGTGAGCCGCCCCGCCGGCGCGGTCGGCCGCATCGTCAGCGTGCTGGGTGACCTGAAGCATGCGTACCACGTCGCGTTCCCCGACGGGTCCCGGTCAGCCTTCCTGCGCCGGGATCTGGAGATCGCGCGGCATCACCGGAACCCCGAGCCGCCCGAACCGCCCGACTGGACGCAGTGGGTGCAGTACCGCTGCATCGTCGGCTCCCGCGCGTTCGGCCTGGACACCGAGACCAGCGACACGGACCGGCGCGGCTTCTACCTGCCGCCCGCCGACCGGCACTGGAGCCTGTGGGACCTCCCGGAACAGCTGGAGAACGACGCCACCCAGGAAACCTACTGGGAAGTGCAGAAGTTCGTCAGCCTGGCCCTGAAAGCCAACCCGAACGTCCTTGAATGCCTCTACACGCCCCTGGTGGAGACCGCCACGCCCGTCGCTGAAGACCTGCTGGGCATGCGAGAGGCGTTCCTGTCCACGCTGGTGTACCAGACGTACAACGGGTACGTGCTCTCCCAGTTCAAGCGGATGCAGGCCGACCTGCGCAACCACGGGGAGGTGCGCTGGAAGCATGTCATGCACCTGATCCGCCTGCTGCTGTCAGGCATCTCCGTGCTGGAGCAGGGTGAGGTGATGGTGCACGTCGGGGAGCACAAGCCCCACCTCCTGGCGATCAGGCGGGGTGAGGTGCCGTGGGCTGAGATCGACGCCTGGCGGCTGGATCTCCACGCCCGGTTCGACACCGCGCTCACCCGCAGCCGCCTGCCGGAGAGACCCGACTACGAGCGCGTGAACGCCTTC
- a CDS encoding 3' terminal RNA ribose 2'-O-methyltransferase Hen1 encodes MLLTISTIHPPATDLGYLLHKNPARPFTFDLPVGQGHVFYPEATPERCTVALLVEVDPVALSRGRQGAGSMPLEPYVNDRPYAASSFLSSALREAFGTAMTGRSKERPELAAQELPFEVHLPALPSRSDSDLARRLFGHLGYTVTSHPHPLDPQFPEWGESPYLDLTLSATVRLKDLLAHLYVLIPVLDDTKHYYVDEAEIDKLLRHGEGWLDGHPERELITRRYLKHRRALQRAAQAHFSDEDALEPPRPVTLNLNDQRLEAVKGALLSSGASSVLDLGCGEGNLLARLLPERQFTRLLGLDVSPRVLVRARENLRLDDLPGSYRDRLTLTQGSLTYRDTRLRGYDAAALVEVIEHLDETRLWTLERVVFGDARPGSVVVTTPNEEFNARWASLPAGDTRHEDHRFEWTRAQFQEWARRVASEFGYAVTFTDVGEADERLGPPTQMAVFRREAS; translated from the coding sequence ATGCTGCTCACCATCTCCACCATCCACCCGCCCGCCACCGACCTTGGGTACCTGCTGCACAAGAACCCGGCCCGCCCCTTCACCTTCGACCTTCCCGTCGGACAAGGGCACGTGTTCTACCCCGAGGCGACCCCCGAGCGCTGCACCGTCGCCCTGCTGGTCGAGGTGGACCCGGTGGCACTCTCGCGGGGCCGGCAGGGTGCGGGCAGCATGCCGCTGGAGCCGTACGTCAACGACCGGCCGTACGCGGCGTCCAGCTTCCTGAGCAGCGCCCTGCGCGAAGCCTTCGGCACGGCCATGACCGGACGCAGCAAGGAACGCCCGGAGCTCGCGGCGCAGGAGCTCCCGTTCGAGGTTCACCTGCCCGCGCTCCCGTCCAGGAGCGACTCCGACCTGGCCAGGCGGCTGTTCGGACATCTCGGCTACACGGTCACCTCCCACCCACACCCCCTGGATCCGCAGTTCCCGGAATGGGGCGAGAGCCCGTACCTGGACCTGACGCTCTCGGCCACCGTGCGCCTCAAAGACCTCCTCGCTCACCTCTACGTCCTCATCCCCGTCCTGGACGACACCAAGCACTACTACGTGGACGAAGCGGAGATCGACAAGCTGCTGCGCCACGGGGAAGGCTGGCTCGACGGGCACCCGGAACGTGAGCTGATCACCCGGCGATACCTGAAGCATCGCCGCGCCCTGCAACGCGCCGCCCAGGCGCACTTCAGTGACGAGGATGCCCTGGAGCCGCCCCGCCCGGTCACGTTGAACCTGAACGATCAACGTCTTGAAGCCGTGAAGGGTGCCCTGCTGTCCAGCGGTGCGTCCAGCGTGCTGGACCTCGGCTGCGGGGAAGGCAACCTCCTCGCCCGGCTCCTGCCGGAACGGCAGTTCACCCGCCTTCTCGGCCTGGACGTGAGCCCCCGGGTGCTCGTCCGGGCGCGGGAGAACCTGCGGCTGGACGACCTGCCGGGGTCGTACCGGGACCGCCTGACCCTCACGCAGGGTTCCCTCACCTACCGTGACACCCGCCTGCGCGGGTACGACGCTGCTGCCCTGGTCGAGGTCATCGAGCACCTGGACGAGACCCGGCTGTGGACGCTGGAGCGCGTGGTGTTCGGGGACGCGCGCCCGGGCTCCGTCGTGGTCACCACGCCGAACGAGGAGTTCAACGCCCGCTGGGCCAGCCTGCCGGCGGGGGACACCCGGCACGAGGACCACCGTTTCGAATGGACCCGCGCCCAGTTCCAGGAATGGGCCCGCCGGGTCGCCAGCGAATTCGGGTACGCCGTCACGTTCACTGATGTCGGGGAGGCCGACGAGCGCCTCGGCCCGCCCACCCAGATGGCCGTCTTCCGGCGGGAGGCCTCATGA
- a CDS encoding DUF6069 family protein: protein MTLTLLPVLIASLLSPFSALLGLLVLRRFTRHAWPAIFTVTLLSIAGPLGQSGTAEKIALALMHLVVSGATIWFLSRSQPRRTPPALIA, encoded by the coding sequence ATGACCCTCACCCTCCTCCCCGTGCTGATCGCAAGCCTCCTTTCCCCCTTCTCCGCCCTGCTTGGCCTGCTGGTCCTGCGCCGCTTCACCCGCCACGCCTGGCCGGCCATCTTCACCGTTACCCTGCTGTCCATCGCTGGCCCCCTCGGGCAGAGCGGGACCGCTGAGAAGATCGCCCTGGCCCTGATGCACCTGGTCGTCAGCGGCGCCACCATATGGTTCCTCAGCCGCAGCCAACCCCGCCGGACCCCGCCCGCCCTGATCGCCTGA
- a CDS encoding ATP-binding protein: MTDFRSHRIPGHLPLRPHALVGREPLLLTASRLLRDRRVRLLTLRGPGGIGKTRLALEIAYRLSPEFERGAVWVNLAELRDPSEVAPAVAQALGVPSEDSTDLLTRLGPGSLLLVLDNFEHLAPAASDVAALTAGAPNLRVLVTSRTALHVRGEQEFPVGPLPLPAPNEPLLASPAVQLFVTCAQTVDPHFCLTAANEPAVTRICRLLDGIPLALELAAARLRVVPPDGLLSWLERPLEVLADGPSDGPHHGHSLRSTIGWSVDLLTAEQREVFAACGVFLGGFTLPALEAVTGKERTREALIGLVEHSLVQTAEGPEPRWRLLEPVREYAAELFGSLTETERLRERHARYYLTLAEQFHQTAPAYDEAWSGRLRADDANLTAALRWAVEAQRTLLALRLVRALGPYWDHDATQKHHEWLGQVLALPDVSDEPALLADALCALGVTSRNLQQYGEARQALQQAGDLYRQLDDAAGEANVLLILASVYSGAGEHEPALELFRRVEVIFQGMNHKRRLSEVANNLGVTYLRLGQLPDAFRCFERTEALSSELNSEEGLAFARGLLSWSAYLQGHKHIALPLALLAWEHMLRVPNALLRYVLLHQMAFHARDAGQLDLAARMVGCSDAMRISTGEPWDVCFAPFVKTLDAALRTAMGERYLECRTEGSTLRLEDLAPEVEAMLGHVLHASPAPEPLHPLTGRELDVLRLLVRGIPDKRIAQHLDISAATVSKHVSSMLGKLGVHNRVELARWALEHGLSGSSAS; encoded by the coding sequence CCGGAATTCGAGCGGGGCGCCGTCTGGGTGAACCTTGCGGAGTTGCGCGACCCTTCGGAGGTGGCGCCCGCCGTCGCCCAGGCCCTTGGAGTGCCTTCAGAAGATTCCACTGACCTGTTGACCCGGCTGGGGCCGGGCAGCCTGCTGCTGGTGCTCGACAATTTCGAACATCTGGCACCGGCAGCCTCCGACGTGGCCGCCTTGACGGCCGGCGCGCCGAACCTGCGGGTCCTGGTGACCAGCCGCACGGCCCTGCACGTCCGCGGAGAGCAGGAATTCCCGGTGGGACCGCTGCCCTTGCCCGCGCCGAACGAACCCTTGCTGGCGAGCCCGGCCGTGCAGCTTTTTGTCACGTGCGCGCAGACGGTTGATCCGCACTTCTGCCTGACCGCCGCCAATGAGCCCGCGGTGACCCGGATCTGCCGCCTGCTGGACGGCATTCCGCTGGCCCTGGAACTGGCCGCCGCGCGACTGCGTGTCGTTCCGCCGGACGGACTTCTCAGCTGGCTGGAGCGGCCCCTTGAGGTCCTGGCAGATGGGCCCAGTGACGGTCCCCACCATGGCCACTCGCTCAGGAGCACGATCGGCTGGAGCGTTGATCTGCTCACGGCGGAGCAGCGCGAGGTCTTTGCAGCATGTGGCGTCTTTCTGGGCGGGTTCACCCTGCCGGCGCTGGAAGCCGTGACCGGGAAGGAACGGACGCGCGAGGCCTTGATCGGGCTGGTCGAGCACAGCCTGGTTCAGACCGCCGAGGGTCCCGAACCGCGCTGGCGGCTACTGGAACCGGTCCGGGAATACGCCGCGGAACTGTTCGGCAGCCTGACAGAGACTGAACGCCTGCGCGAACGGCACGCGCGGTATTACCTGACGCTGGCCGAGCAGTTTCATCAGACCGCCCCGGCGTATGACGAGGCATGGTCTGGTCGTCTGCGTGCAGACGACGCGAACCTGACGGCGGCCCTGAGATGGGCTGTGGAGGCGCAGCGGACCCTGCTGGCTCTCCGGTTGGTGCGGGCCTTGGGACCGTACTGGGACCACGACGCGACGCAGAAGCACCATGAGTGGCTGGGTCAGGTCCTGGCCCTGCCGGACGTGTCGGATGAACCGGCGCTGCTGGCGGACGCCCTGTGCGCTCTGGGGGTGACCAGCCGCAACCTACAGCAGTACGGGGAGGCCCGGCAGGCCCTCCAGCAGGCCGGAGACCTGTACCGGCAACTGGACGATGCCGCCGGTGAAGCCAACGTCCTGCTGATTCTCGCTTCGGTGTACTCAGGGGCAGGAGAACATGAACCGGCCCTGGAGCTGTTCAGGCGGGTTGAGGTCATCTTCCAGGGTATGAACCACAAGCGGCGTCTCAGTGAAGTGGCCAACAACCTGGGCGTGACCTACTTGCGTCTCGGTCAGCTCCCGGACGCCTTCCGCTGTTTCGAGCGGACGGAGGCGTTGAGCAGCGAGCTGAACAGTGAGGAGGGTCTGGCCTTCGCCAGAGGCCTTTTGAGCTGGTCGGCGTACCTCCAGGGCCACAAACACATCGCGCTGCCCCTGGCGCTATTGGCCTGGGAGCACATGCTGCGGGTGCCGAACGCCCTGCTGCGGTACGTGCTGCTGCATCAAATGGCCTTCCACGCGCGGGATGCCGGGCAGCTGGATCTGGCGGCCCGGATGGTCGGGTGTAGTGACGCGATGCGGATCAGCACAGGGGAGCCGTGGGACGTGTGTTTCGCCCCGTTCGTGAAGACGCTGGACGCCGCCTTACGGACGGCGATGGGGGAGCGGTACCTGGAATGCCGCACTGAAGGAAGCACGTTGCGACTCGAGGATCTGGCGCCCGAGGTGGAGGCGATGCTTGGTCACGTGCTGCACGCTTCTCCGGCGCCTGAGCCCCTCCACCCGTTGACCGGACGGGAGCTGGACGTCCTCAGACTGCTCGTGCGGGGCATCCCAGACAAACGAATCGCGCAGCACCTGGACATCAGTGCAGCTACGGTGAGTAAACACGTCTCGAGCATGTTGGGCAAGCTCGGGGTGCACAACCGGGTGGAACTTGCCCGCTGGGCCCTGGAGCATGGGCTGAGTGGGTCGTCAGCCTCTTGA
- a CDS encoding DUF4397 domain-containing protein, whose product MQNRKSMKATMIASLFVAALSAPASASWVYFHNDSGASGPVDVWVNGVLMFTNIPPDNHMMFPKTMPAGMHEVVVTPHKVASSVKTLARKTVEVQYADAYTLKLGMNDGTFNPTNVAINLDIRSHHFGDSLR is encoded by the coding sequence ATGCAGAACCGTAAGTCCATGAAAGCCACCATGATTGCCAGCCTGTTCGTCGCGGCACTGTCTGCTCCTGCTTCGGCGTCGTGGGTGTACTTCCACAACGATTCCGGCGCCAGCGGCCCAGTGGACGTGTGGGTCAACGGTGTGCTGATGTTCACCAATATCCCGCCGGATAATCACATGATGTTTCCCAAGACCATGCCGGCCGGGATGCATGAAGTCGTGGTGACGCCGCACAAGGTGGCCTCCAGCGTGAAGACCCTGGCACGGAAGACGGTGGAAGTGCAGTACGCCGACGCGTACACCCTGAAGCTGGGCATGAACGACGGGACGTTCAATCCCACCAACGTGGCGATCAATCTGGATATTCGCAGCCATCATTTTGGAGATTCGCTGCGCTGA